Genomic DNA from Gemmatimonadota bacterium:
ATCTTTGTATGACCTGTATCGCAATTAGTACTAATATCTATTTATTTGTACAATCTGTCCATGGCAATTGTACAACACTCTTTTCATTTGTACATTGGTGTTTTTGCTCCATTCTAGCCCGATTTATAGCTCCTGGCCTCAAATTCCATCGTTTTCCCCTCCAAAACCCTACTTCGCATAATAGATATTATGTAAATCTATTTCGCCTCTAATCCGGTTCCCAGAGGGTCAGGGGGTGGCTCGAAACTACCTCGAAAACCCGATTTTCGGCCTGAAACTCGCGTTATTCAGTACTTCATTCTTACCGAGATCGGTTGAAATCCAGTTCTGGGCTCTGTTCGCCGACCTATTTTGTCGTTTCATGCTTGTTTTTGACCTTTGTACAAAAAATATACATTCTGTACGGTTGATCCACTGGATATGTACAATAATAACTCTAGTTGTACGGTTTCTTCTTGGTTTTGTACAAAATTATTATTAATTGTACGAGCCGCATGAACACCGGAACTCCGACCACGATACTTGTGTCCTACTGAACGTCACTGAACCGATCATCCGGTTTCCAGAGAATCATAGCTCCAGTCATCCAGCGGGGTGAGTTGAGAACTATCGAACTCGAATCCGACCCCGAAGGGACTCGTGGTGACGCTCTCCATGTTGATCCGGCCCTGGCGGATATTCATGCATGGAAACCCATCCGCGTGCAAGCTGAACAGGTCCGGGTGGCATTTCACCATCATTTCCTGTATATCTTCGGGCCAGACGGTGATGCCCTTGAAGTAATGATGGCTGTTCCGTTCGGTATGGTCAACCCCTAATGTCGCCAGCACCGCGAGGTCCTGCGCCAGGGCAACCGGCGCTATGTTGGACAGATCCTCGCTCGTCAACACGTATTCACGTTCCGGATGAAGATTCGACAGGTATTTCAAATAGGCCGCGTTGGACAGGCCCTTGAATACCCCTTTGCAGTTCTTGTAACTCGTACCCGCATATCCGATGTCGACGGCCCTCTCCACGTCGCCTATGTCTCCATCCGATTCATCGATGATGAAGGGAGGACGGTCCGGCCAGGCCTGGAAGTGCCGCCTTACTTCTTCGTCCAGCGCGATGTTGCGGTGAAGGGGCTGCTCAATGCAGATCAGCCGCCGCAGAAACCCGGTCAGACCGCGGTCCGCCCGCAGTGCTTCCCAGAAAGACCGGAACGACTCCATGTCGCCGTAATTCTCATTGCCGTCCAGGGTGAAGGCGTAGCGGTCCAGGCGCCCGCCGATGATCGCGGCCGTCTGCTTCAGGCGGCTGAAATCCCGTGCTTCATCGCCGAACAGCTTGATCTTGAAGTACGTTATGCCATAGGAATCGATGACCTCGTCCAGCGATTGGGGCAACCCATCGTTGCACAGCTCTTCCGCCGGTATATCCGGCCTGGTCAGGGGGTCTCCCAGTCCAACGGTATGGCGCACGCTGGTGACCGTTATCGGGGCGTCGGGCAACACGTCGGCAGGTTCCAGGCCCTTCAACTGTCCGTTGAACGCGTCAAAACGAATGCCGAAGGCGTTGGATCGCAGGGCCTGGCCGAAATTAGTGCCCTGTAAGCGGCAGAAAGCCTCTATCATGGCTCTTTCCACCAGGCTCGTGCCCAGACCCCACAGGAGGGGCGCAAATCCTCTCCCGGTGCCCCAGGATTTCTGTTCCCGGTATAACTCCTGCCAGAGTGTGAACAGATCGGAAACGGGTCCAATGGTCAGCGCGGCGTCGCCGGCGTGACGTATGACGGCGATCATGTCCCCTACTTCTTCCTCGAGGGACGTCTCCGGGTTCTTCGTGAACCACTTCGGGGGGAGATGGTCGGCCGCGTAACCCTTTCCAGTCCGGCCGTTTACCTCGAGTACCATGCCGAGTACCAGGTGCGGCACGGCGGTCATGGTCGATATGCCGAATTTGAAAGGCATGCGCGTGCGCATGTTCTGGATGCGAAGGTCGATCTCTTTGATTCGGATCATAGTTTCTCGCCTGCTTCCTGCCCGCTCATCCTGCCTGGCATGAACGAATCAGCTCCTGCTCTTGATCATTCCGCTCAGAAGCGCCACGACGACCGAGATGATGAACGATGCGATCAGGGCGTCCCAGAAGCCCCCCACGTCGAACCCGTTGACCAGCCACGCGGCCAGGGACAGCATGCACGCGTTGATGACGAGGAGAAACAGGCCCAGCGTGAGCATGCTGATGGGCAGGGTTAGGAGGACGATGATGGGCCGCACGATCGTGTTGATGAGGGCCAGGACGAGGGCCGCGATGACCGCGGTGGTGACGGAATCGACCTGGATGCCGCTGTACACGTTGGTCACCAGGAGAATGGCCAGGGTCGTAAGAATCAGTCTCAGTAACATAACGATTTCCGTTCGTGCCGTTTCCGTTCGTGCCGTTTCCGTTCGTGCCGTTTCCGTTCGTGCCGTTTCCGTTTCGCGCCGCGGCTGGAGCCACGCCCGGCTTACGCGTGGTGCTATCTTCCCGTGTGGCCGTATCCGCCCGCGCCTCGCCCGGTTTCGTCGAGGCGGTCGACCTCTTCGAAGACGACGGATGGCAAGGCGCCGATGACAAGCTGGGCGATCCGCTCCCGGTCGCTGACCCTGTACGGCTCATCGCCGAAATTAAAAAGAATCACCTTGATCTCTCCACGGTAGTCCGAGTCGATCGTGCCCGGGCTGTTCAGCACGCCGATCTTGTGTTTGAGCGCCAGGCCGCTCCGGGGACGTACCTGCCCTTCGTATCCCGGAGGCAGCGCGATGGCGTATCCCGTCCCGATCAATTCGAGCTGTTTTGGCGCGATTTCCACGGGCTCGTCGACACAGGCGTACAGGTCGAGCCCCGCGGATCCGGGTGTCATCCTCCGCGGCGCCGGATGAACACTGTCGGGCCGGGTCGAGGCGATGGGTATGACGACGGGGGTGTTC
This window encodes:
- a CDS encoding phage holin family protein, encoding MLLRLILTTLAILLVTNVYSGIQVDSVTTAVIAALVLALINTIVRPIIVLLTLPISMLTLGLFLLVINACMLSLAAWLVNGFDVGGFWDALIASFIISVVVALLSGMIKSRS
- the dut gene encoding dUTP diphosphatase, yielding MNTPVVIPIASTRPDSVHPAPRRMTPGSAGLDLYACVDEPVEIAPKQLELIGTGYAIALPPGYEGQVRPRSGLALKHKIGVLNSPGTIDSDYRGEIKVILFNFGDEPYRVSDRERIAQLVIGALPSVVFEEVDRLDETGRGAGGYGHTGR